A DNA window from Vigna unguiculata cultivar IT97K-499-35 chromosome 10, ASM411807v1, whole genome shotgun sequence contains the following coding sequences:
- the LOC114166095 gene encoding mediator of RNA polymerase II transcription subunit 9 has protein sequence MDHYGSSGGTWTMIPTHNSNVQSQSQSNQDPNLFLQQQQQQQQFIQPQPFQQTLQPQSPFQQHQHLYQQQQQQQRLLQQQQQQQQQQNLHQSLASHYHLLHLVENLSEVIEHGNPDPQSDALINELSNHFEKCQQLLNSISDSISTKAMTVEGQKKKLEESEQLLNHRRDLIANYRKSVEELVRSEP, from the exons ATGGATCACTATGGTTCTTCTGGAGGAACCTGGACCATGATCCCAACTCACAATTCAAATGTCCAATCCCAATCCCAATCGAACCAGGACCCTAACCTTTttcttcaacaacaacaacaacaacaacaatttaTCCAACCACAACCTTTTCAGCAAACACTACAACCTCAATCTCCATTTCAACAGCACCAGCACCTTTATCAGCAGCAACAACAGCAGCAACGTCTACTACAACAGCAACAGCAACAACAGCAACAGCAGAACCTTCACCAATCACTCGCCTCTCACTACCATCTCTTACAT CTGGTGGAGAATTTGTCTGAGGTTATTGAACATGGAAACCCAGATCCGCAATCAGATGCATTG ATCAATGAATTGAGTAACCACTTTGAGAAGTGCCAGCAACTGTTAAACTCAATCTCGGACTCGATTAGCACCAAGGCTATG ACAGTTGAGGGACAGAAGAAGAAGCTAGAGGAAAGTGAGCAATTGCTAAATCACAGAAG AGACTTGATTGCCAATTACAGAAAATCTGTGGAGGAGCTTGTTAGGTCTGAGCCATAA
- the LOC114166282 gene encoding uncharacterized protein LOC114166282: protein MVVKPTVALRAIFVGGIAAFAKIAGAMKAAGGVKVGAAATAMAAAATAAVTGSKQEQTDASQPSPK from the coding sequence ATGGTGGTAAAACCAACAGTTGCATTAAGAGCTATTTTTGTTGGAGGAATAGCAGCATTTGCTAAAATAGCTGGAGCAATGAAAGCTGCAGGTGGTGTAAAAGTGGGTGCAGCTGCTACTGCAATGGCTGCTGCAGCCACTGCAGCTGTTACAGGGTCAAAACAAGAGCAAACTGATGCATCTCAACCGTCTCCAAAATAA
- the LOC114165659 gene encoding LOB domain-containing protein 22 has protein sequence MNRSLLLKRHNDVKMIISTTRNGNSTTQACAACKYQRRKCAPDCILAPYFPHDRQRQFLNAHKLFGVSNITKIIKVVSPRDKDQAMRTIIYQSDMRASDPVGGCYRYILDLQAQIEYCRAELELVLQQLAMFRAQAQHQNQHQYQHQHGMYAPNSVNVTVNGDGEVLNADPMGLYGQQQYQCLQPHQQDQQYVMMHENGTTPLQEQMNTWAVQNTAVSLSSLSLQGQSSNVSDEYDHKAVIDIDSDERSELGFESEELVHRSDEAVLFKIDDAVIKGEGECMQQAQDHDLKGAATSFSLTNCTC, from the exons ATGAATCGCTCTCTGTTGCTGAAACGGCATAACGATGTGAAGATgat AATCTCCACAACAAGAAATGGCAACAGCACCACTCAGGCTTGCGCTGCATGCAAGTACCAACGCAGAAAATGCGCCCCCGACTGCATTCTCGCGCCCTATTTCCCGCACGACCGACAGCGCCAGTTCCTCAACGCCCACAAACTCTTCGGAGTAAGCAACATCACCAAAATCATCAAGGTTGTCAGCCCCCGCGACAAGGACCAAGCCATGCGAACCATCATCTACCAATCCGACATGCGCGCCTCGGACCCTGTCGGAGGCTGCTACCGCTACATCCTCGACCTGCAGGCCCAGATCGAGTACTGCAGAGCCGAGCTGGAACTCGTCCTCCAACAGCTCGCCATGTTCCGAGCCCAGGCTCAGCACCAGAACCAGCACCAGTATCAGCACCAGCACGGTATGTATGCCCCCAACAGCGTTAACGTCACCGTCAACGGAGACGGCGAGGTTTTGAACGCCGACCCGATGGGGTTGTACGGGCAGCAACAGTATCAGTGTCTGCAGCCGCACCAACAGGATCAGCAGTATGTTATGATGCATGAAAATGGAACCACGCCTTTGCAGGAACAGATGAACACGTGGGCTGTGCAGAACACTGCTGTCTCGCTTTCTTCGTTGTCGTTGCAAGGACAGAGTAGTAATGTCAGCGATGAGTATGATCACAAGGCCGTGATTGACATTGATTCTGATGAGAGAAGTGAGTTAGGGTTCGAGTCTGAAGAATTAGTCCATCGCAG TGATGAAGCAGTGTTGTTTAAGATAGATGATGCAGTAATAAAAGGTGAGGGTGAGTGCATGCAACAAGCTCAAGATCATGATCTGAAAGGTGCAGCGACATCGTTTAGCCTCACAAATTGTACTTGCTGA
- the LOC114167151 gene encoding protein indeterminate-domain 11-like: protein MEMKGFVFNQQHQQQQQQQQVVEENMSNLTSASGEASASSGNRTEIGTSYPQQYLPPPPTTQTQQPPKKKRNLPGNPDPDAEVIALSPKSLLATNRFICEICNKGFQRDQNLQLHRRGHNLPWKLKQRTSKEVRKKVYVCPEANCVHHDPSRALGDLTGIKKHFCRKHGEKKWKCDKCSKKYAVQSDWKAHSKTCGTREYRCDCGTLFSRRDSFITHRAFCDALAEESARAITGTANNNQLLPPQPSSSSSHHHHQHHHHTNNNNMTLQTQFNPQNLHAFSLKKEQQSFNLRPEMPPWLGPPSEMFSPSPHQENPNPSLGPTLAAYQTVPNPSPHMSATALLQKAAQMGATMSRSGSSPAMARAHHQVHMTSSPDSATAHFGFNLSSRDQHNTTTTTSTTPTTVTTNTATVFSHGFLSSSSSPLGNKAAAATVSSAPSLLHDVINSFSSPSAFQGTPFEDAFGGIQSSKKLDDDDSLYLHDTFSKTSGAAGNEGLTRDFLGLRPLSHNDILTIAGIGNCIHDQQNQSQKPWQG, encoded by the exons ATGGAGATGAAGGGTTTTGTGTTCAACCAACAAcatcagcagcagcagcagcagcaacaaGTAGTGGAGGAGAACATGTCAAATTTGACTTCTGCATCTGGTGAAGCCAGTGCTTCCTCAGGCAACAGAACTGAAATTGGAACCAGTTACCCTCAACAATACTTGCCTCCACCACCAACAACTCAGACTCAGCAGCCaccaaagaaaaagagaaaccTCCCTGGTAACCCAG ACCCTGATGCTGAGGTTATAGCCTTGTCCCCCAAGAGTCTTCTGGCTACAAATAGGTTCATTTGTGAGATCTGCAACAAAGGATTTCAAAGGGACCAGAACCTGCAACTTCACAGAAGAGGGCACAATTTGCCTTGGAAGCTGAAGCAGAGAACGAGCAAAGAGGTGAGGAAGAAGGTGTATGTGTGTCCAGAAGCAAATTGTGTGCATCATGACCCATCAAGGGCTCTGGGGGACCTGACTGGGATCAAGAAGCACTTCTGCAGAAAGCACGGTGAGAAGAAGTGGAAATGTGACAAGTGCTCCAAGAAATATGCAGTTCAATCAGATTGGAAAGCCCATTCCAAAACCTGTGGCACTAGAGAGTACAGATGTGACTGTGGAACCCTCTTCTCAAG GAGGGACAGTTTCATAACCCACAGAGCTTTCTGTGATGCATTAGCAGAAGAGAGTGCAAGAGCAATCACTGGCACAGCCAACAACAACCAGCTTCTTCCCCCacaaccttcttcttcttcctctcatcatcatcatcagcaccaccaccacaccaacaacaacaacatgacCCTTCAAACCCAATTCAACCCTCAGAATCTCCATGCTTTCTCATTGAAAAAAGAGCAGCAAAGTTTCAATCTTAGGCCAGAAATGCCCCCTTGGCTGGGCCCACCCTCAGAGATGTTCTCTCCCTCTCCACACCaagaaaaccctaaccctagtcTTGGTCCCACTCTTGCTGCCTACCAAACAGTCCCTAACCCTTCCCCACACATGTCAGCCACAGCATTGCTGCAGAAAGCAGCTCAGATGGGTGCAACCATGAGCAGAAGTGGTTCCTCACCAGCCATGGCCAGGGCCCACCATCAGGTTCACATGACTTCTTCACCAGATTCTGCCACTGCTCACTTTGGCTTCAACTTGTCCTCACGTGATCAAcacaacaccaccaccaccacttcaACAACACCAACCACTGTCACGACTAACACTGCTACAGTGTTTAGCCATGGCTtcttatcatcatcatcatcaccttTGGGGAATAAAGCTGCTGCTGCTACTGTGTCTTCTGCTCCTTCCCTTCTTCATGATGTTATCAACTCTTTCTCTTCTCCTTCTGCATTCCAAGGAACCCCTTTTGAGGATGCGTTTGGTGGCATTCAGAGTTCAAAAAAACTTGATGATGACGATAGCTTGTATCTGCATGACACCTTCTCCAAAACAAGTGGTGCAGCTGGAAATGAAGGGTTGACCAGAGATTTCTTGGGTCTTAGACCTCTCTCTCATAATGATATTCTCACCATTGCTGGCATTGGAAACTGCATTCATGATCAGCAAAACCAATCTCAAAAGCCATGGCAAGGTTAG